In Lutra lutra chromosome 13, mLutLut1.2, whole genome shotgun sequence, one genomic interval encodes:
- the LOC125082925 gene encoding uncharacterized protein LOC125082925 isoform X2, translating into MTCPFSPVLFLLSRLPSSCSPCETPVQCPLLRKAASARAASLPGHPCPPRVCARLLLALRGLPSPELQTPRGQTHAPISPVFSPGQGETCFCFVAQCTRTVFTQPRKPHERALLSHSLVRPHVPPGAQARRQDALLGAAPGLESREPPAGRTQGPIGRTPRCPGLSLAADTSPFQNVLGMVLSPASAPEPAPSNLRFLIKRGL; encoded by the exons ATGACCTGTCCCTTCTCGCCGGTTCTGTTCCTCCTCAGCCGCTTGCCGAGCTCCTGCTCACCCTGCGAGACCCCAGTCCAATGCCCCCTCCTCCGGAAAGCTGCCTCCGCCCGCGCGGCATCCCTTCCCGGGCATCCATGCCCTCCCCGAGTGTGCGCGCGGCTGCTGCTTGCTCTGCGCGGTCTTCCATCCCCAGAGCTGCAGACACCTCGCGGACAGACCCACGCCCCCATCAGCCCAGTTTTCTCGCCCGGCCAGGGTGAGACGTGCTTCTGCTTCGTGGCCCAGTGCACACGTACCGTGTTCACACAACCCCGGAAGCCTCACGAAAGAGCACTTCTGAGCCACAGTCTGGTCCGTCCCCACGTGCCGCCCGGGGCCCAGGCTCGCAG ACAGGATGCTCTTCTCGGGGCGGCTCCAGGCCTGGAGTCCAGGGAACCACCTGCCGGTAGGACACAAGGGCCCATTGGACGCACCCCGAG ATGCCCCGGGCTCTCCTTAGCTGCGGACACCAGCCCCTTCCAGAACGTACTTGGGATGGTTCTGTCCCCGGCGTCTGCCCCAGAGCCTGCCCCTTCCAACCTCCGATTCTTGATTAAACGAGGGCTTTGA
- the TMEM250 gene encoding transmembrane protein 250 → MTPMPTAARTPVLPPARHSARAPMPVMPIPRRVRSFHGPHTTCLHAACGPARTSRLARTKYNNFDVYVRARWLYGFIRFLLYFSCSLFTAALWGALAALFCLQYLGVRVLLRFQLKLSVLLLLLGRRRVDFRLLNELLIYGIRVTVLLVGGLGWCFMVFVDM, encoded by the coding sequence ATGACGCCTATGCCGACCGCTGCGCGGACACCAGTGCTGCCACCAGCTCGCCACAGCGCCCGGGCCCCGATGCCGGTCATGCCCATCCCGCGGCGGGTGCGCTCCTTCCACGGCCCGCACACCACCTGCCTGCACGCGGCCTGCGGGCCGGCACGCACCTCCCGCCTGGCCCGCACCAAGTACAACAACTTCGACGTGTACGTGCGCGCGCGCTGGCTGTACGGCTTCATCCGCTTCCTGCTCTACTTCAGCTGCAGCCTGTTCACCGCCGCGCTCTGGGGCGCGCTGGCCGCGCTCTTCTGCCTGCAGTACCTGGGCGTGCGCGTCCTGCTGCGCTTCCAGCTCAAGCTATCcgtgctgctgctgctactgggCCGCCGGCGCGTGGACTTCCGCCTCCTCAACGAGCTGCTCATCTACGGCATCCGCGTGACGGTGCTGCTGGTCGGGGGCCTGGGCTGGTGCTTCATGGTCTTCGTGGACATGTGA
- the LOC125082925 gene encoding uncharacterized protein LOC125082925 isoform X3 has protein sequence MTCPFSPVLFLLSRLPSSCSPCETPVQCPLLRKAASARAASLPGHPCPPRVCARLLLALRGLPSPELQTPRGQTHAPISPVFSPGQGETCFCFVAQCTRTVFTQPRKPHERALLSHSLVRPHVPPGAQARRGQRDVQLVVTLTAGHQAACLPQFRSLVEP, from the exons ATGACCTGTCCCTTCTCGCCGGTTCTGTTCCTCCTCAGCCGCTTGCCGAGCTCCTGCTCACCCTGCGAGACCCCAGTCCAATGCCCCCTCCTCCGGAAAGCTGCCTCCGCCCGCGCGGCATCCCTTCCCGGGCATCCATGCCCTCCCCGAGTGTGCGCGCGGCTGCTGCTTGCTCTGCGCGGTCTTCCATCCCCAGAGCTGCAGACACCTCGCGGACAGACCCACGCCCCCATCAGCCCAGTTTTCTCGCCCGGCCAGGGTGAGACGTGCTTCTGCTTCGTGGCCCAGTGCACACGTACCGTGTTCACACAACCCCGGAAGCCTCACGAAAGAGCACTTCTGAGCCACAGTCTGGTCCGTCCCCACGTGCCGCCCGGGGCCCAGGCTCGCAG GGGTCAGCGTGACGTGCAGCTCGTGGTGACACTGACTGCTGGACACCAGGCAGCATGCTTGCCCCAGTTCCGAAGCCTGGTCGAGCCCTAG
- the LOC125082925 gene encoding uncharacterized protein LOC125082925 isoform X1: MTCPFSPVLFLLSRLPSSCSPCETPVQCPLLRKAASARAASLPGHPCPPRVCARLLLALRGLPSPELQTPRGQTHAPISPVFSPGQGETCFCFVAQCTRTVFTQPRKPHERALLSHSLVRPHVPPGAQARSECASRIGPPVLCYDVINSSLTGHVCRCQFFALIDNPAVHTCFFRADRRQDDHGRLLTRAAASPWAHSLQQTTQGRGSVLGAPCPSSCLHHPSAGLPGTDAVS, encoded by the exons ATGACCTGTCCCTTCTCGCCGGTTCTGTTCCTCCTCAGCCGCTTGCCGAGCTCCTGCTCACCCTGCGAGACCCCAGTCCAATGCCCCCTCCTCCGGAAAGCTGCCTCCGCCCGCGCGGCATCCCTTCCCGGGCATCCATGCCCTCCCCGAGTGTGCGCGCGGCTGCTGCTTGCTCTGCGCGGTCTTCCATCCCCAGAGCTGCAGACACCTCGCGGACAGACCCACGCCCCCATCAGCCCAGTTTTCTCGCCCGGCCAGGGTGAGACGTGCTTCTGCTTCGTGGCCCAGTGCACACGTACCGTGTTCACACAACCCCGGAAGCCTCACGAAAGAGCACTTCTGAGCCACAGTCTGGTCCGTCCCCACGTGCCGCCCGGGGCCCAGGCTCGCAG TGAATGCGCTTCACGAATCGGGCCTCCGGTGCTCTGTTATGACGTCATCAATTCCTCTCTGACCGGACATGTGTGTCGGTGCCAGTTTTTTGCGCTTATAGATAATCCTGCAGTGCACACCTGTTTCTTCCGGGCGGATCGCCGGCAGGATGACCACGGGAGGCTCCTGACCCGGGCCGCGGCAAGCCCCTGGGCCCACTCGCTGCAGCAGACAACCCAGGGCCGAGGTTCCGTGCTAGGGGCTCCCTGCCCGAGCTCCTGCCTTCACCACCCCTCAGCCGGTCTCCCTGGCACAGACGCGGTCTCCTGA